A window of the Loxodonta africana isolate mLoxAfr1 chromosome 3, mLoxAfr1.hap2, whole genome shotgun sequence genome harbors these coding sequences:
- the RNF223 gene encoding RING finger protein 223, producing the protein MPSCQLGAMSSDQQVWHTAMPPHSWSSPTATVPRSPHSTSNPRSPSSASNPRSPSSTSNPRSPSSASNPRSPSSASNPRSPSSASSPRTPGTPVSEKVASPLECSICFSGYDNIFKTPKELSCTHVFCLECLARLTAAQPIGRPGSEGVPCPFCRQPTAVPPDGAPALRTSRQLLAKMPAHLRREEHVWLEGTKLCCRPPPSSPGHNSPTFICVDVGLSKPAEPAPPLFPPGPLRRQGRLARCWARCRDWRRTALVSVLLVVLFCVVLWPVQCALRTGNLQCFPRPSGAATTATSKMLPLGPLADN; encoded by the exons ATGCCCAGCTGCCAG CTCGGAGCCATGTCATCAGACCAGCAGGTATGGCACACAGCCATGCCACCCCACAGCTGGAGCAGCCCCACAGCCACAGTGCCCAGGAGCCCCCACTCAACCAGCAACCCCAGGTCCCCCAGCTCCGCCAGCAACCCCAGGTCCCCCAGCTCCACCAGCAACCCCAGGTCCCCCAGCTCCGCCAGCAACCCCAGGTCCCCCAGCTCCGCCAGCAACCCCAGGTCCCCCAGCTCTGCCAGTAGTCCCAGGACCCCTGGCACCCCAGTCTCTGAGAAAGTGGCCTCCCCTTTGGAGTGCTCCATCTGCTTCTCTGGATATGACAACATCTTCAAGACGCCCAAGGAGCTCTCCTGTACCCATGTCTTCTGCCTGGAGTGCCTGGCACGGCTGACAGCTGCCCAGCCCATAGGCCGCCCTGGCAGTGAGGGTGTGCCCTGCCCATTCTGCCGGCAGCCAACGGCCGTGCCTCCAGACGGGGCCCCTGCGCTTCGCACCAGCCGACAACTGCTGGCCAAGATGCCAGCCCATCTGCGGCGGGAGGAGCACGTGTGGCTGGAGGGCACCAAGCTCTGCTGCCGCCCACCACCCTCCTCGCCTGGCCACAACTCACCCACCTTCATATGCGTGGATGTGGGCCTGAGCAAGCCGGCTGAGCCTGCACCACCCTTGTTCCCCCCAGGGCCCTTGCGCCGCCAGGGCCGCCTGGCGCGCTGCTGGGCGCGCTGCAGGGACTGGAGGCGCACGGCCCTGGTCTCAGTCCTGCTGGTAGTACTCTTCTGTGTGGTGCTCTGGCCCGTGCAGTGTGCACTCAGGACAGGGAACCTGCAATGCTTCCCGCGGCCCTCTGGAGCGGCCACCACTGCCACTTCCAAGATGCTCCCCCTTGGGCCACTGGCTGACAACTAG
- the C3H1orf159 gene encoding uncharacterized protein C1orf159 homolog isoform X4, whose amino-acid sequence MNRSTGTPGLPGSGSPWVVASLFLGTLFISSGLILSVAMFFYLKRTSKLPDICYGRNKALALQPSEAAVMIRPPQSSVRKPRYVRHERPPDRPAGTSAIPSVEARVSSV is encoded by the exons ATGAACAGGAGCACAGGGACACCTGGGCTGCCGGGTTCCG ggagcccctgggtggttgCCTCGCTCTTCCTGGGGACACTCTTCATCAGCTCTGGCCTCATCCTCTCCGTGGCCATGTTCTTCTACCTCAAGCGCACCAGTAAGCTCCCTGACATCTGCTACGGAAGGAACAAAG CCCTGGCCCTGCAGCCCAGCGAAGCT GCTGTGATGATCCGCCCGCCACAGTCCTCAG TACGGAAGCCACGCTACGTGAGGCACGAGCGGCCCCCTGACAGGCCAGCTGGCACCTCAGCCATCCCCTCGGTGGAGGCCCGAGTCAGCAGTGTCTAA
- the C3H1orf159 gene encoding uncharacterized protein C1orf159 homolog isoform X1 — protein sequence MTLCRDMALPHVILLAGVLVEVTGTSTESTVQQPECCVEVADANATCPGTGLCGPGCYRHRAEDGSFSCLQCHNATFPATTTNSSKCRSLSGWGGPLPMNRSTGTPGLPGSGSPWVVASLFLGTLFISSGLILSVAMFFYLKRTSKLPDICYGRNKALALQPSEAAVMIRPPQSSVRKPRYVRHERPPDRPAGTSAIPSVEARVSSV from the exons acactgtgtcggGACATGGCACTCCCTCATGTCATCCTGCTGGCGGGAGTCCTGGTGGAAGTCACTGGCACATCCACAGAAAGTACG gtCCAGCAGCCCGAGTGTTGTGTGGAGGTGGCAGATGCCAATGCCACCTGTCCTGGCACAGGCCTGTGTGGTCCAG GCTGCTACCGGCACAGGGCTGAGGATGGGAGCTTCAGCTGCCTCCAATGCCACAACGCCACCTTCccggccaccaccaccaacagctccaAGTGCAGAAGCC TTTCTGGCTGGGGTGGCCCCTTGCCCATGAACAGGAGCACAGGGACACCTGGGCTGCCGGGTTCCG ggagcccctgggtggttgCCTCGCTCTTCCTGGGGACACTCTTCATCAGCTCTGGCCTCATCCTCTCCGTGGCCATGTTCTTCTACCTCAAGCGCACCAGTAAGCTCCCTGACATCTGCTACGGAAGGAACAAAG CCCTGGCCCTGCAGCCCAGCGAAGCT GCTGTGATGATCCGCCCGCCACAGTCCTCAG TACGGAAGCCACGCTACGTGAGGCACGAGCGGCCCCCTGACAGGCCAGCTGGCACCTCAGCCATCCCCTCGGTGGAGGCCCGAGTCAGCAGTGTCTAA
- the C3H1orf159 gene encoding uncharacterized protein C1orf159 homolog isoform X2, whose amino-acid sequence MALPHVILLAGVLVEVTGTSTESTVQQPECCVEVADANATCPGTGLCGPGCYRHRAEDGSFSCLQCHNATFPATTTNSSKCRSLSGWGGPLPMNRSTGTPGLPGSGSPWVVASLFLGTLFISSGLILSVAMFFYLKRTSKLPDICYGRNKALALQPSEAAVMIRPPQSSVRKPRYVRHERPPDRPAGTSAIPSVEARVSSV is encoded by the exons ATGGCACTCCCTCATGTCATCCTGCTGGCGGGAGTCCTGGTGGAAGTCACTGGCACATCCACAGAAAGTACG gtCCAGCAGCCCGAGTGTTGTGTGGAGGTGGCAGATGCCAATGCCACCTGTCCTGGCACAGGCCTGTGTGGTCCAG GCTGCTACCGGCACAGGGCTGAGGATGGGAGCTTCAGCTGCCTCCAATGCCACAACGCCACCTTCccggccaccaccaccaacagctccaAGTGCAGAAGCC TTTCTGGCTGGGGTGGCCCCTTGCCCATGAACAGGAGCACAGGGACACCTGGGCTGCCGGGTTCCG ggagcccctgggtggttgCCTCGCTCTTCCTGGGGACACTCTTCATCAGCTCTGGCCTCATCCTCTCCGTGGCCATGTTCTTCTACCTCAAGCGCACCAGTAAGCTCCCTGACATCTGCTACGGAAGGAACAAAG CCCTGGCCCTGCAGCCCAGCGAAGCT GCTGTGATGATCCGCCCGCCACAGTCCTCAG TACGGAAGCCACGCTACGTGAGGCACGAGCGGCCCCCTGACAGGCCAGCTGGCACCTCAGCCATCCCCTCGGTGGAGGCCCGAGTCAGCAGTGTCTAA
- the C3H1orf159 gene encoding uncharacterized protein C1orf159 homolog isoform X3, giving the protein MTLCRDMALPHVILLAGVLVEVTGTSTESTVQQPECCVEVADANATCPGTGLCGPGCYRHRAEDGSFSCLQCHNATFPATTTNSSKCRSLSGWGGPLPMNRSTGTPGLPGSGSPWVVASLFLGTLFISSGLILSVAMFFYLKRTSKLPDICYGRNKGCDDPPATVLSTEATLREARAAP; this is encoded by the exons acactgtgtcggGACATGGCACTCCCTCATGTCATCCTGCTGGCGGGAGTCCTGGTGGAAGTCACTGGCACATCCACAGAAAGTACG gtCCAGCAGCCCGAGTGTTGTGTGGAGGTGGCAGATGCCAATGCCACCTGTCCTGGCACAGGCCTGTGTGGTCCAG GCTGCTACCGGCACAGGGCTGAGGATGGGAGCTTCAGCTGCCTCCAATGCCACAACGCCACCTTCccggccaccaccaccaacagctccaAGTGCAGAAGCC TTTCTGGCTGGGGTGGCCCCTTGCCCATGAACAGGAGCACAGGGACACCTGGGCTGCCGGGTTCCG ggagcccctgggtggttgCCTCGCTCTTCCTGGGGACACTCTTCATCAGCTCTGGCCTCATCCTCTCCGTGGCCATGTTCTTCTACCTCAAGCGCACCAGTAAGCTCCCTGACATCTGCTACGGAAGGAACAAAG GCTGTGATGATCCGCCCGCCACAGTCCTCAG TACGGAAGCCACGCTACGTGAGGCACGAGCGGCCCCCTGA